The following DNA comes from Desulfatiglans sp..
GGAAAGGGGCAAATGGGTAATGCCTGGCGGATATGTTGACAGGGGAGAAAAGGTAGAAGAGGCGGCCATCAGAGAAACAAAAGAGGAGTGCGGGATTGATATTGGGCTCAAAGGGCTCTTTGGAGTCTATTCCTATCCCGGATATCTTGAGGTGGTTATTGTTTATCTTGCGAAGTATATATCCGGCACCCTTTCTGCTGATGATGAAACCACTGACAGCAAACTTATGAGTATCGACGAGATCCCCTGGGATGAACTGGCCTTTGAAAGCA
Coding sequences within:
- a CDS encoding NUDIX hydrolase, producing MHHNYIFRHCPVCGDEFTKIRVKDHEPPRLVCKNRECGFVFYLDPKLVACAIVEMDNRIVLLKRAKSPERGKWVMPGGYVDRGEKVEEAAIRETKEECGIDIGLKGLFGVYSYPGYLEVVIVYLAKYISGTLSADDETTDSKLMSIDEIPWDELAFESTRDALKDYCELKKKT